The window GGGAAGGAAAGACGAGACACATCCATCCAGACTTGGGAAAGAACAATGCTATTCCTGAAGAAGGCAGGCACGTATCTCCTTGCGGGATCTATCATTCTGTGGTTCGCATCATCTTTTGGTCCAGCAGGATTTGGAGTTCCTGCGACGGAATCTTTCGTTAGCATATTGGGGAAGGTCCTCGAACCCGTATTCAGACCACTGGGCTTCACCTGGGAAATCGTGGCAGCGCTGGTGTTCGGAATTGTTGCAAAAGAAGTGGTTGTAGGATTCCTTGGTGTGATTTTTGCAGTGCAAGGCCAAGGGGGAATCGGTGCTGCCTTGACATCAGTACTAAGTCCAGTATCAGCAGTTGCCTTCATGATTTTTGTACTGCTTTATACACCTTGCATAGCGACTATTGGTACAATTAAGAAAGAAACAGGATCAACGAAATGGGCCGCATTTTCTGTTTTGTATCAATTCATGCTGGCCTATGGGTTGGCGTTGGTTACGGTGCTTATCGGAGGGTTCCTTTTCGGCTAGGAGTGATGAAAGTAATGGAACAAAGAAACACTTTCATGTTGCTCGGTTTGCTTTCAGGAGTTGTTTATGCATTCTTTGGGATACTTACAATACTCACTTTCTTTGGTGTGGTATCCTTTGCTTTAATCTCCGCGGATGTGCTTACAGGGCTGATGATACTGATTGTTGGCATCGTGTTCATTGAAGGTGCAAAGGAGTTGAGAGAATCAGTTTCCGATGCCATCCCTTTTCTCATGGTCGGAATACTGCTGGCCGGGGTAATTGCAGGACTACAAATCGCCATTCTATTTTCAAATGCACTGGGGTGGTTACTTGCACTTGAGGATTGGACAGACTGGCAAGTCGCTTCTGACTTCACTCAGGCCATTTGGGTTTTTCCTGCTGTAGTTCCTTTGCTTGTTGCGATGTATCCGTTCTCGAAACGGGTTGTAAAGAAGCCAAAGGAAGTGAAATAGTTGCTCAAACGTATATTGCGTCTCATTCTTGAAGAGAAAGTTGCTCACAAGAAAGAGATTGCTAAGAAGATGGGAGTTCAGATGTCTGCACTGGAAGATATGCTGGATATTCTATTAGAGAATGGATATCTCAGATTTGGCAAATGTGAATGTAATCCCGAGGTTAGTTGTCCTACATGTCCAATGGCCGAGGCCTGTCATCAGAAGAAGATGGTCGCCCAAGAATACTATGTCACAGAAAGCGGAGAGCGTTTCGTAAAATCGTAGAGTAGCAAATGTGGTAGGTTTTTATTGGGGAACTAGTCGGTAGCTTTCTTACAGATTTATCAGAATCCAATCACATAGTATACAAGGCAAAATGGGAGCCTATCCACAATGGGCCAAAATAAGAAGAAAGGCAAGAAGAAAACCGACAAGGAGGAAGAGTTCACATGTCCGGAATGCGGCGGACATGAGCTGGTAGAGGACATCCAGAAAGGCGAAAAAATCTGCGCATCCTGTGGCCTTGTAATAAGTGAGCATCATATGGATAGAGGGCCTGACTGGCGAGCATTTACTTCTGAAGAGAGAGAGAGTCGCGCAAGAGCAGGGGCACCAGCTGATTACACGAAACATGACAAAGGCCTTTCAACCATGATTGACTGGCGGGATCGCGATGCCCACGGGAAAGGTTTCTCAGCGAAAAGAAGATCGGAAATCTACAGACTTCGAAGATGGCAAATTCGGACGAGAGTTCATAGCTCAGTAGAACGAAACTTAGCACAAGCGATGAGTGAGCTCGACAGGCTTGCATCGCAATTGAAACTCAGTAGCGGCATAAAGGAACTAGCAGCCGTTCTTTACAGGAAGTTGATCATAAAGAAGCTGATCCGGAGTAGGTCCATTGAAGCGATGGTCGCGGCGGCGGCTTACGCAGCATGTAGACTCAGAGAAGCGCCACGATCGCTAGATGAAATCGCAAGAGAATCGCGGATTAGCAGGAAGAAAATCGGACGGCATTATCGTCTCTTAGTCGAGAAGCTTAACTTGCGTATGCCCATAAGCGACCCGGTGAATTATGTCCCGCGATTGATAGCCGAGTTGAATCTCCCAGGCACGGTTCATGAGAAGGTCATGGAAATTCTAGAAGCCGCGAAGAAAAAACACAGTCTTGTAACAGGAAAAGATCCGAGAGGTTTGGCTGCTGCAGCAATTTATATAGCTTCTATTATCGTGGGCGACAAAGCTACCCAACGAGAAATCGCGGCGGCGGCCGGAGTAACAGAAGTCACTGTTCGAAATAGATACAAGGAACTCGTAGAGAAGTTGAACATAACTCTAAACCCGTAACAAGAAATAGCTCAACCGTCATCGAGTTCATCCAAGGTCTCAAAGAAAGATCGTGTAAGGAAGGAGCGATATTCAAATCCACCCCATCCGCTCTCCACCATGAGCGCATCAACGGATCCAAGCATCTCCTCCCTCGACATAAGACGCACATTATAGATTTCATAATCATCAATGATATGTAGATCGCCGTCGACGGCTTCTGCTAAGAAGACCAAAGAGCGCCAAGGAATTGTTTCATCCCGGCATCTGACTTCAAGCCGGACATCCATGACGAACTTCTTAAGATCTACTTGGAGCCCGGTCTCTTCATACATCTCTCGTTCTGCAGCATCCTCCAAATCCTCATCGGGATAGGCCCCACCAGAAGGAGCACGATATATGCCGGTCTGAGCATATTGGTGTTTCTGAATCACCACGTATTGACCATCCTTTCGAATGAAACAGGTAATGTCATGGTTTCGTCCTTTTGCAGCACTTCGTTTTACGAGGTCGCACTCAAAATCCAGGAAATCAGATGAAAACGTGAATACCTGCGGTTTACCGAATTTCGCCTTCAGCTCGTCGACCTGATCCTCGAATGTGAGGCTGGATTGGTGGTCCATAGAATAGGTTTAAAGCCCACTACTAGAAAGATTTTAGGGTAAGGAAGATAACTGAGGGCATAAAATTAATCGCTTTTTTATTCCTTCTAGCAGATGTTAAATCAGCGATAATCTTAAATTGGTTTACTCTCTTATTATATGGTGTGGGAAGTGGAAAACAGTAGGTAAGTTTCCAAATGACCACTTTTTATAGAAAGATTTATTAGTGTAGATTCCGTGCATATAAGTGTAACGGTAAAAGTCTGAGGGTCTGCTCCAACCGTTCTACACACTAGCGCCACTGCTAACTGGATTTCTACTGTGTTAGAGCTATCTGGAGATAGGATACCAGACAACCCTGACAATGGAGAGATATTAGGAGATGGCATCCAATACCAAATCAGCAGAAGAGAGAAGAAAGAGGTCAGCTGAATTCACCTGTCCAGAGTGTGGAGGACATGATGTGGTGCAGGACTTAGAGAAAGGTGAACGTATCTGCGCAACATGCGGCCTTGTAGTCAGCGACCATAGAATAGACAAAGGACCAGATTGGCGAGCGTTCACAACCGAGGAGAGAAACGCCAGAGCACGTGCTGGCGCTCCCACAAATTACACT of the Candidatus Thorarchaeota archaeon genome contains:
- a CDS encoding ferrous iron transporter B, with amino-acid sequence GKERRDTSIQTWERTMLFLKKAGTYLLAGSIILWFASSFGPAGFGVPATESFVSILGKVLEPVFRPLGFTWEIVAALVFGIVAKEVVVGFLGVIFAVQGQGGIGAALTSVLSPVSAVAFMIFVLLYTPCIATIGTIKKETGSTKWAAFSVLYQFMLAYGLALVTVLIGGFLFG
- a CDS encoding transcription initiation factor IIB translates to MGQNKKKGKKKTDKEEEFTCPECGGHELVEDIQKGEKICASCGLVISEHHMDRGPDWRAFTSEERESRARAGAPADYTKHDKGLSTMIDWRDRDAHGKGFSAKRRSEIYRLRRWQIRTRVHSSVERNLAQAMSELDRLASQLKLSSGIKELAAVLYRKLIIKKLIRSRSIEAMVAAAAYAACRLREAPRSLDEIARESRISRKKIGRHYRLLVEKLNLRMPISDPVNYVPRLIAELNLPGTVHEKVMEILEAAKKKHSLVTGKDPRGLAAAAIYIASIIVGDKATQREIAAAAGVTEVTVRNRYKELVEKLNITLNP
- a CDS encoding NUDIX hydrolase codes for the protein MDHQSSLTFEDQVDELKAKFGKPQVFTFSSDFLDFECDLVKRSAAKGRNHDITCFIRKDGQYVVIQKHQYAQTGIYRAPSGGAYPDEDLEDAAEREMYEETGLQVDLKKFVMDVRLEVRCRDETIPWRSLVFLAEAVDGDLHIIDDYEIYNVRLMSREEMLGSVDALMVESGWGGFEYRSFLTRSFFETLDELDDG